In one window of Primulina tabacum isolate GXHZ01 chromosome 8, ASM2559414v2, whole genome shotgun sequence DNA:
- the LOC142553652 gene encoding delta(12)-fatty-acid desaturase FAD2-like produces the protein MGAGGRMSVTAAKNEQKKSNSAIQRMPYSKPPFTVGDLKKAIPPHCFQRSLVRSFSYVVFDLLFVCMFYYIATSYFHLLPPSLSYVAWPVYWIVQGCVSTGVWVIAHECGHHAFSDYQWVDDTVGLVLHSALMVPYFSWKYSHRRHHSNTGSMERDEVFVPKPKSKLGWYSKYLNNPPGRVATLLFTLTLGWPLYLAFNVSGRPYSRFACHYDPYGPIYNDRERLQIFLSDAGVLAAAYVLYHVALAKGLTWLICVYGVPLLIVNGFLVLITYLQHTHPALPHYDSSEWDWLRGALATVDRDYGVLNKIFHNITDTHVAHHLFSTMPHYHAMEATKAIKPILKQYYQFDGTSFYKAMWREAKECVYVEPDENSKVKGVFWYKNKF, from the coding sequence ATGGGAGCCGGAGGCCGCATGTCTGTTACAGCAGCCAAAAATGAACAAAAGAAGAGCAACAGTGCCATCCAAAGAATGCCTTACTCGAAGCCTCCTTTCACTGTTGGTGACTTAAAGAAGGCCATCCCACCCCACTGCTTCCAAAGATCCCTCGTCCGCTCGTTTTCCTATGTCGTTTTCGACCTCCTTTTCGTGTGTATGTTCTACTACATTGCCACCTCATACTTCCACCTCCTCCCACCATCTCTAAGCTACGTTGCGTGGCCTGTTTATTGGATTGTTCAAGGGTGTGTTTCCACCGGTGTTTGGGTGATCGCTCATGAGTGTGGCCACCATGCTTTCAGCGATTACCAGTGGGTGGATGACACTGTTGGATTGGTCCTCCACTCGGCTCTTATGGTCCCTTATTTCTCTTGGAAATACAGTCATCGTCGCCACCATTCGAACACGGGATCCATGGAGCGCGATGAGGTCTTCGTACCCAAGCCTAAGTCCAAATTGGGATGGTACTCTAAATACTTGAACAATCCACCAGGCCGGGTTGCGACTCTCCTCTTCACCCTCACCCTCGGTTGGCCTCTGTACTTGGCTTTCAACGTGTCGGGCAGGCCTTACAGTCGTTTTGCATGCCATTATGATCCCTATGGCCCGATATACAACGATCGAGAGCGACTTCAAATCTTCTTATCCGATGCTGGAGTTCTTGCCGCGGCGTATGTGCTCTATCATGTAGCATTGGCAAAAGGGCTAACTTGGTTGATATGTGTTTATGGTGTACCTTTACTGATCGTCAATGGCTTCCTAGTCTTGATCACGTATTTGCAGCACACTCATCCGGCTTTGCCTCATTACGATTCTTCCGAGTGGGACTGGCTGAGGGGTGCATTGGCAACTGTTGATAGAGACTACGGTGTGCTGAATAAAATTTTCCACAACATCACGGACACGCATGTGGCTCACCACTTGTTCTCAACTATGCCACATTACCACGCAATGGAGGCCACAAAAGCGATAAAGCCGATCTTGAAACAGTATTATCAGTTCGACGGAACCTCCTTTTACAAGGCTATGTGGAGGGAGGCAAAGGAATGTGTGTATGTCGAGCCAGACGAGAATAGCAAGGTCAAGGGCGTCTTCTGGTACAAAAACAAGTTTTGA